Sequence from the Pontibacter pudoricolor genome:
AAATTCATCGCGGATGTCGTCTTCCACCAGCTGCTTGCCCTTCTCCTGAATTGAGCGGATGCGCTGCGCCTTGATAAAGATCTGATCGGTAATAGAAGGTAGCCGGAGCACGCGCCAGGCCGTGCCATAGTCTTTCGTCTTTTTAACAAAAGTATCTTTGCAGCGCTGTACTACCTGATTATATTCCTGGAGTGTTTGACTAATCAACTTTTTAGCTTTAATTTTAAAATCAATAGACCTAAATGCCTACATTGGATTCGAAAGATACGCTTTTTAAGAAAAAATCCACACTCAATTGCCGCGGAAAGCTCCTCTCTTTGGACACGCCGCTGGTAATGGGCATTCTCAACCTTACCCCCGATTCTTTTTACCCCGGCAGCCGCCTTAACTCCTCCAAAGAAGCTGTTGAACGTGCGCGCATTATGCTCTCCGAAGGGGCCGATATACTGGATATCGGCGGTTATTCCACGCGTCCCGGCGCAGCAGATATTTCGTCTCAGGAAGAACAGGACCGGTTGATACCAGCCATCGAAGCTATAGTTAAGGAGTTTCCGGATGTGATACTTTCGGTAGATACCTTCAGGGCCGATGTGGCCGAAGCAACTATAAACGCCGGCGCAGCAATTATAAACGATGTAGCAGGCGGCACGTTGGATGATAGAATGTTTGAAACCGTAGCCAGGTTGCAGGTTCCGTACATTTTAATGCACATGCGCGGCACCCCGCAAACCATGCAAACGATGGCCAACTATAGCAATGTAACTATAGAAGTGCTGGACGAACTGCAGCAACAGGTGGCTAAACTAACAAAGCTTGGCGTTAAAGATATCATACTCGATCCGGGGTTCGGCTTTGCAAAAACAACAGAACATAACTTTGAATTACTGAACCGTCTGGAAGATTTCCGTATATTGGGTTTACCTGTGCTGGCGGGCATGTCGCGCAAATCGATGGTTTACAAAACGCTGGGTATCCACCAGACCGACGCCTTAACCGGCACTATAGTTGTGAACACGATTGCACTGATGAAAGGAGCCGCTATTTTGCGCGTGCACGACGTAAAAGAAACTAAGCAGGCTGTAGAACTTTACAAGAGAACAATACTTTGACATTCTTATTCACGATAGGGTTTTTAGAGATCGAGCTGCTGGATATTATTGATATTCTGCTTGTTACAGCCCTGCTATACCAACTATACAAGCTGCTTACCGGTAGCGTTGCCCTTAAGATCTTCTTAGGCCTGCTCTCTATTTACCTGCTGTACCTGGTGGTGCGTGCCGCCGGCATGGAGCTGCTCAGCATTATTCTGGGTCAGTTTATGGGCGTGGGTGTGCTGGCTGCTATTATCCTTTTTCAGCCCGAAATTCGTCGTTTCCTGTTGATGATCGGCAAAACCACGGCTCTTAACCACGAGCGTTTCTGGGGTTTCCCGTGGCGCCGCGACACAACCGAAAAACTTAGTCTGACGCCATTCATCGAAGCTGCAAAATCACTGGCCGCAAAAAACACGGGTGCGCTGATTGTTTTCGCAAAAAGCTCAGAGCTGAAATATTATGCTGAGTCCGGGGATTTGATTGATGCTGTGATTTCGAAACGACTGCTGATGTCGATCTTCAACAAGAACAGCCCGCTGCACGATGGTGCCGTAATTATTGCCAATAACCGCATCAAAGCGGCCCGCTGCATTCTTCCGGTTTCAGAGAACCAGGAAATTCCGGCTTCAATGGGTTTACGCCACCGCGCAGCCATCGGCTTAACCGAGATCACGGATAGCATTGTTTTGGTGGTTTCGGAAGAGACCGGCCAGGTAGCTTTGGTGCGTAACGGCGAAGCTTTCCGTAACCTTTCATCCGCAGACCTGCGCGTTAAGCTTAACCAGTTCCTGTTCGATACCGACCAGCGCCCAACTATAAGTGCTTCTGAGAAGTCAGTGAGTGCTGCCTGAAAAGACCAGTGATTAAGGAGATTTAGCTGATTTATTAAGATTTCTGTCTGAACCCAGATTAATGGAGATTTGTGGGATTAGCAGGATAAACGTTGAGTCCTCAGAATAGATTGAGTCCCTATTCAGACAATTAATTTCTGCTTCTTCTTTTCCAGCTTACCCAATAAAACACCAGGCCAATTATAGGTAGTAACCATAGCACTAACATCCAGAGCAGGCGCTCGGTCAGGTTATAGTTTGTTTTAAATATCAGGTGGATAAGCGAGATGAATGCACCGCCATAGTAAATGATCAGTAGCGTAAATACGATGCTATACACCAAACTGCTGTTGCCAGAAGTCAGAAATTCCATTGTAACTCTATAGTTTAGACATCAAGGTACAAAATATCAGGCATAAAAAAGCCACTCCTGGTTTAAGAGTGGCTTTTTTGTTTTGTATGAGTCGTCCTGAAATAAGTTGACTGTGTCATCCGCTGGCGCGAGCTTGTAGCTCGTGTTTTATCTCTGGCGCAAGTCTCCAGCCTCGCCAGAGGTTCAACTATAGTTAGACACGAATTACGGTTCCCGTACTTGATTAGGAACGAGAAAGCTCGCGCTCTGCCTATGTAATTACTTGATCACGCCCAGCTCTCTGCCAACTTCGGTAAAGGCAGCGATACACTTATCAATATGCACACGGTCGTGCACCGCTGATAGCTGCACACGGATACGCGCCTGGCCTTTTGGCACAACCGGGAAATAGAAGCCAATTACGTAAATACCTTTGTCCAGCATACGGGCTGCAAATTCCTGCGCCAGTGGTGCATCGTATAACATTACCGGAACGATCGGGTGTTCGCCTGGCTTAATGTCGAAACCGGCAGCAGTTATCTGCTCACGGAAATATCTCGTGTTCCACTCCAGCTTGTCGCGCAACTCAGTAGTAGAGCTCAGCATATCCAGCACGGCAATAGATGCCCCAACTATAGACGGAGCCAGTGAGTTAGAGAACAGGTAAGGACGTGAGCGCTGGCGCAGCATATCAATCACCTCTTTGTGGCCCGACGTGAAACCACCCATGGCACCGCCAAGCGCTTTGCCCAGCGTGCCGGTAATAATATCGATCTTACCCATCACGTTGTGGTACTCGTGCACGCCACGGCCGGTCTTACCCATAAAGCCAGTCGAGTGAGAATCGTCTACCATGATCAGGGCTTTGTACTTATCAGCCAGCTCCACAATCTTATCTAACTGGGCAACTGTGCCGTCCATCGAGAACGAGCCGTCTGTAACGATGATGCGGTGTTTTGTATTGGCATTCACGGCTTCCTGCAGTTTTGCTTCCAGGTCGGCCATGTCGTTGTGCTCGTAACGGAAACGCTGCGCTTTACATAAACGCACGCCATCAATAATAGACGCATGGTTCAGTGCATCCGAAATAATAGCCGAATCCGCATCAAACAAAGGCTCAAAAACACCACCGTTCGCATCAAAAGCAGCCGCGTAAAGTATGGTATCTTCAGTGCCTAAAAATTCAGAGATCTTGCGCTCCAGTTCTTTGTGGATATCCTGTGTACCGCAGATAAAACGTACCGAGCTCATGCCGTAGCCATGCGTATCAATAGCGTTTTTAGCAGCTTCGATCACTTTCGGGTGAGCCGATAAGCCCAGGTAATTGTTGGCACAGAAGTTTAGCACGTGGTGCATCTGCGTGGTGTCAATATCAGCACCTTGTGGCGTGGTTATAATACGCTCTTGCTTATATAGTCCGGCAGCCTTTATTTCTTCCAGCTGTTTTTCCAGGTCGGGTTTTAAGGTTTCGTACATAGTTATAGTTTATAGTTGCTCGTTATCAGTTATTCGTGCGTTCTCAGTTATAGTTCGCTGTCCGGTTTTGGCGGTGGCCTTTTAATGACCGGCCTCGGGCGCGCCGGCTTTGGTTTTATAGTTTCGTCTGCTGGCAGTTGTGGTTTTGCTTCGTCTATAGTTGGCTGTACAGGTTCTTCCGGGTTTGCTGCATTTATAGTTGATTCTGCAGGCGGTGCTGGCCGTTTTATAACAGGTCTTGGCCCTGGCGTTTTTGCAGCTGGTACAGGTTCTTCAGCAATCTTTATAGTTGGCTCTTCTTCCGGTTTTTCTGCTTCAGGGTTAGTCTCTTCAGCTGTGGGCTTTTGCAGCACAACAGGTCGTTTTATTACAGGCCGTGGGCGTGCAGGCTTTGGCGTTTCTGCCTCTGGTGCAACTATAGTTGCTTCCAGATCTATAGTTTCACCAGTTTTATCTGTTGATGGTCTCTCTGTTTCCGAAGATTTTTCATCTGTTGATTTCTGTAAGGCAGCCGGTCTTTTAATAACTGGCCTTGGCCGCGCCGCCGG
This genomic interval carries:
- the folP gene encoding dihydropteroate synthase, giving the protein MPTLDSKDTLFKKKSTLNCRGKLLSLDTPLVMGILNLTPDSFYPGSRLNSSKEAVERARIMLSEGADILDIGGYSTRPGAADISSQEEQDRLIPAIEAIVKEFPDVILSVDTFRADVAEATINAGAAIINDVAGGTLDDRMFETVARLQVPYILMHMRGTPQTMQTMANYSNVTIEVLDELQQQVAKLTKLGVKDIILDPGFGFAKTTEHNFELLNRLEDFRILGLPVLAGMSRKSMVYKTLGIHQTDALTGTIVVNTIALMKGAAILRVHDVKETKQAVELYKRTIL
- the cdaA gene encoding diadenylate cyclase CdaA → MTFLFTIGFLEIELLDIIDILLVTALLYQLYKLLTGSVALKIFLGLLSIYLLYLVVRAAGMELLSIILGQFMGVGVLAAIILFQPEIRRFLLMIGKTTALNHERFWGFPWRRDTTEKLSLTPFIEAAKSLAAKNTGALIVFAKSSELKYYAESGDLIDAVISKRLLMSIFNKNSPLHDGAVIIANNRIKAARCILPVSENQEIPASMGLRHRAAIGLTEITDSIVLVVSEETGQVALVRNGEAFRNLSSADLRVKLNQFLFDTDQRPTISASEKSVSAA
- a CDS encoding PLDc N-terminal domain-containing protein — protein: MEFLTSGNSSLVYSIVFTLLIIYYGGAFISLIHLIFKTNYNLTERLLWMLVLWLLPIIGLVFYWVSWKRRSRN
- the kbl gene encoding glycine C-acetyltransferase — translated: MYETLKPDLEKQLEEIKAAGLYKQERIITTPQGADIDTTQMHHVLNFCANNYLGLSAHPKVIEAAKNAIDTHGYGMSSVRFICGTQDIHKELERKISEFLGTEDTILYAAAFDANGGVFEPLFDADSAIISDALNHASIIDGVRLCKAQRFRYEHNDMADLEAKLQEAVNANTKHRIIVTDGSFSMDGTVAQLDKIVELADKYKALIMVDDSHSTGFMGKTGRGVHEYHNVMGKIDIITGTLGKALGGAMGGFTSGHKEVIDMLRQRSRPYLFSNSLAPSIVGASIAVLDMLSSTTELRDKLEWNTRYFREQITAAGFDIKPGEHPIVPVMLYDAPLAQEFAARMLDKGIYVIGFYFPVVPKGQARIRVQLSAVHDRVHIDKCIAAFTEVGRELGVIK